The following proteins come from a genomic window of Cronobacter muytjensii ATCC 51329:
- a CDS encoding fimbrial protein — MKKIVLLGLTLLSTTCLAAEDKAATLSVNGLVHRSLSCTVSLSRPAVDLKTQAIGRIPKVATSPINTTSSVLVVASITGAGCKDYTNIKNYYARTAIQFSGVADSNDSTVLANTASDDTAAKGIAVGLYTIEGVRFKINRNIPLSDGQFPFFIGMVKVNDTPTTGKVQSSLTVSVEHL, encoded by the coding sequence ATGAAAAAAATCGTACTCCTGGGGTTAACGCTGTTGAGCACAACCTGCCTCGCAGCGGAGGATAAAGCGGCTACCCTGTCTGTCAACGGATTAGTGCATCGGTCCTTAAGTTGTACCGTTTCCCTGAGCCGCCCTGCGGTCGATTTAAAGACCCAGGCAATTGGAAGAATACCTAAAGTCGCAACCAGCCCAATAAACACGACGTCGTCCGTCCTGGTGGTAGCCTCCATTACTGGCGCAGGCTGTAAAGATTACACCAATATCAAGAATTACTACGCGCGTACGGCGATCCAGTTTAGCGGCGTTGCAGACAGCAATGACAGCACCGTTCTTGCCAATACAGCCAGTGATGACACCGCCGCAAAAGGTATCGCCGTTGGTCTGTATACGATCGAGGGCGTTCGGTTTAAAATCAACAGAAATATCCCTTTAAGTGATGGCCAGTTCCCCTTCTTTATCGGAATGGTCAAAGTCAATGATACCCCCACTACCGGTAAGGTGCAGTCGTCCCTGACCGTTTCCGTAGAGCACCTTTAA